Sequence from the Nitrosopumilus maritimus SCM1 genome:
CTTTAGCTTGTTCTTCATTAAATGTAGAATAAAGAATCTGACGATACAACACCAATAGCACAATTAGAATTGCACCAGTAAGAGCAAGTATCAAAACTGTGTCATCAACACTGACAAGTAGAATACTACCAAAGAGAAAACTAAAGATATCAATTGTAAATCCCCCGGATAATCCAATAACTACGAGCCCAACTGCTATACCTGAGGACAAAAGTACTGCTATTGATGCATCACCTGATATGTTGAATCGGTCTTTGATTCTTGTAATGATTAATGCACTGACAATTGATACGCCATATGCTGTCCATAATGGATAGACTCCTGCCAAAAGACCTAATGCAATTCCACCAAAAGATGAATGTGCTATTGCATCACCAAATAGAGAATAACGTCTAAGAACTAAGAACAATCCTACAACCGAACAAAGAATTGCAATAGCAATTCCAGAAATTAATGCTCTATGCATAAAACTATAGGTTAGAATTTCAA
This genomic interval carries:
- a CDS encoding metal ABC transporter permease, which translates into the protein MHRALISGIAIAILCSVVGLFLVLRRYSLFGDAIAHSSFGGIALGLLAGVYPLWTAYGVSIVSALIITRIKDRFNISGDASIAVLLSSGIAVGLVVIGLSGGFTIDIFSFLFGSILLVSVDDTVLILALTGAILIVLLVLYRQILYSTFNEEQAKVSGIPVEKINYLIVFMAGITVVTSIQLVGVLLISALFVIPNVSAIMYGKGFKQTAIISMSFSIFSVVTGILVSYIFDITPAGTIVLISIGLLASTMGIKSVGLLSKN